The proteins below come from a single Gimesia alba genomic window:
- a CDS encoding TetR/AcrR family transcriptional regulator, with protein sequence MTIRQNSGVMKTSDRKQREIKEREAKILECARPMFIEGGYNGLNMDRLTSMLEYSKGTIYNHFSCKEEIIITLAIQTLEKRLAMFEKAALFQGTSRERIAAIGTAAELFVKTYPDHFCVEQTIRLDSIWDKTSEARRKLMSNYEHRCIGIVGGIVRDGIARGDVHLGQNATPEEIVFGLWSLSVGGYSIITTSNSLGELGMSDPFNMVRRNYHRFLDGIQWQPLSTEVDYDAVFDRVSQEVFGNELPQIPV encoded by the coding sequence ATGACGATCCGTCAAAATAGTGGTGTTATGAAAACCAGTGATCGCAAACAACGGGAAATTAAGGAACGCGAAGCCAAGATCTTGGAATGCGCGCGGCCTATGTTTATTGAAGGGGGCTATAACGGCCTGAATATGGATCGTTTGACGAGTATGCTCGAATATTCCAAAGGGACGATCTATAACCACTTTTCCTGCAAAGAGGAAATCATCATTACGCTGGCGATTCAGACTCTGGAAAAACGGCTGGCGATGTTTGAAAAGGCGGCTTTGTTTCAGGGAACATCACGCGAGCGAATAGCTGCGATCGGGACGGCAGCCGAGTTGTTTGTGAAGACCTATCCCGACCATTTTTGTGTCGAACAGACCATTCGCCTCGATTCGATTTGGGATAAAACATCCGAAGCACGCCGTAAATTAATGTCGAATTACGAACATCGTTGTATCGGTATTGTGGGGGGAATTGTGCGTGATGGAATCGCCAGAGGGGACGTCCATCTAGGCCAGAATGCAACGCCCGAAGAAATTGTATTTGGACTGTGGTCGCTTTCGGTGGGGGGGTATTCGATTATTACCACCAGCAATTCGCTGGGGGAGTTAGGGATGTCTGATCCCTTTAATATGGTACGCCGAAATTACCATCGTTTTTTGGATGGAATTCAGTGGCAGCCGCTTAGTACTGAAGTTGATTATGATGCCGTTTTTGATCGCGTGAGTCAGGAGGTCTTTGGGAATGAGCTGCCCCAGATCCCAGTTTAA
- a CDS encoding sensor histidine kinase, translating into MSRTSAMNESPLSVGEREKFEAQYSEIATLAGGLAHEIKNPLSTMSMNLELLTEDLDSLDVPAKHRMLKKVESVQRECKHLQDILDAFLQFARVGKLSLSEANLNNLVSDFIDFFRPQARDANIEISPHFDADLPPIKVDKALFRQVLMNLALNVIQAMPDGGLIELQTYHKNGMVYLDLIDNGKGIDEKVKSRMFDAFFSTKSGGSGLGLPTVKKIIDAHHGTIECESEPGRGTRFTISFPVC; encoded by the coding sequence ATGTCGAGAACATCTGCAATGAATGAGAGCCCGTTAAGCGTTGGTGAACGCGAAAAATTTGAAGCGCAGTATTCGGAAATCGCGACCCTCGCTGGCGGCCTGGCTCACGAAATCAAGAATCCGCTTTCAACCATGAGTATGAATCTGGAGTTACTCACCGAAGATTTGGATTCCCTCGATGTCCCTGCAAAACACCGGATGTTGAAAAAAGTCGAAAGTGTGCAGCGGGAATGTAAACATCTGCAGGATATCCTGGATGCGTTTTTGCAATTTGCACGGGTCGGCAAGCTGTCTTTGAGTGAAGCCAACCTGAATAATCTGGTCAGTGATTTTATTGACTTTTTCCGACCACAGGCACGTGATGCGAATATTGAGATTAGCCCACATTTTGATGCTGATTTACCGCCGATTAAAGTGGATAAGGCGCTGTTTCGTCAGGTGCTGATGAATCTGGCTCTGAACGTGATTCAGGCCATGCCCGATGGTGGGCTGATTGAATTACAGACCTATCACAAAAACGGAATGGTTTATCTCGACCTGATTGATAATGGTAAAGGCATTGATGAAAAAGTGAAGTCACGGATGTTTGATGCCTTCTTTTCCACCAAATCCGGGGGGAGCGGTTTAGGCCTGCCAACGGTCAAAAAAATCATTGATGCGCATCATGGGACGATTGAATGTGAAAGTGAACCGGGGCGGGGAACTCGCTTTACCATCTCGTTTCCGGTATGCTGA
- a CDS encoding efflux RND transporter permease subunit encodes MLEGLFYRNRRLLILMMALITVAGLSSYYVLPRMEDPVLTQRVARVNTRFPGADATRVESLVSEKIEEELREIDEIKELRSISRTGMSSMTIELRDDVYEVDEVWSRIRDKIDDARVEFPSGAKEPDFEELNVKAYALIVALVWDNPNDVNYAVLRRTTKQLEDRLRAISGTEDIDTFGDPDEEIIAEIQPDQIAALGLTVQQIADQVESSDAKLTAGLLRGRKSDLLIDVDSELDSLSRIANTPVQFGAEGHSVQLGDIATIRKGVALPLNSLVIADGKPAVTLGIFVRDNVRIDHWSRSAKAAINEFEQRLADDVMVQTLFDQNRYVEARLDGLVWNLLFGGLAVIAVIVFMMGWRNALVIGTALPLSAFMVLTGLRFLDIPIHQMSVTGLIIALGLLIDNAIVVVDEVRSKLHSRMAPDDAVISTVRHLAVPLLGSTLTTVLAFAPIALMPGPAGEFVGSIAVSVILAICSSFFLAMTVIPAIAALFADPEEDPLNAHWWQVGFSHAEMRNAYRKSLDILFSRPLLGVAVGCVLPVCGFLVAGSLPEQFFPPADRDQVNIELELNAHASLAETQETIETIRRVVLEHPQVKGIEWFLGESAPQFYYNIIAKRENSSNYAQALVQLNSASGGQELIHELQRELDRKVPHSRVLVRQLEQGPPFDAPIEVRLFGPDLHQLSQSGDELRTILSKTPDVLHHKAELADPLPKLTLKIDEEQARLAGLDHAEISRQLDAALEGALGGSILEETEELPVRIRVPHDRRGSINDIASLQLISRKKTADGQAQFVPLTAIADVQMSSEVAAISHFNGERMNEVQAYIKAGVLPAKVLADFRANMKQAGFELPPGYRLEWGGEASKRDDAVGNLMANVGVLMVLMVATLVLSFSSFRVAALVGTVGLLSIGLGLGMLWLFGFPFGFMAIVGSMGLAGVAINDAIVVLAELRANPESRKGNRIVVRDVVLRSTRHVVATSLTTVAGFVPLVIAGGGFWPPLAITIAGGVGGATLLALYYIPSAYILVMCRNCPLRATAGEAVSEERSSTLLSKLKERLPVLR; translated from the coding sequence ATGCTGGAAGGATTATTCTATCGAAATCGCCGATTGTTGATTTTGATGATGGCGTTGATCACGGTGGCCGGCCTTTCCAGTTATTACGTGCTGCCTCGAATGGAAGACCCGGTACTGACCCAGCGGGTCGCGCGGGTGAATACGCGTTTTCCGGGGGCTGATGCGACGCGTGTAGAATCTCTGGTCTCTGAAAAAATCGAAGAGGAACTCAGAGAAATCGATGAGATCAAAGAGCTGCGCTCCATTTCTCGTACCGGCATGTCTTCGATGACGATTGAACTGCGGGATGACGTATATGAAGTCGATGAGGTCTGGTCGCGGATTCGGGATAAAATTGACGATGCGCGTGTCGAGTTTCCAAGCGGCGCAAAGGAGCCGGATTTTGAAGAACTGAATGTCAAAGCTTATGCCCTGATTGTCGCTTTGGTCTGGGACAATCCGAATGACGTCAATTATGCTGTATTAAGGCGAACGACAAAACAACTGGAAGATCGCTTACGTGCGATTTCCGGAACAGAAGACATTGATACGTTCGGAGATCCTGATGAAGAGATCATTGCGGAAATTCAGCCGGATCAAATTGCAGCGCTCGGATTGACTGTCCAGCAAATCGCAGATCAGGTGGAATCGTCTGATGCGAAGCTGACAGCAGGATTATTGCGCGGGCGGAAAAGTGATCTGTTGATCGACGTCGATTCGGAATTGGATTCTCTGTCGAGAATCGCCAACACGCCGGTTCAGTTTGGTGCCGAAGGTCATTCCGTGCAGTTGGGAGACATCGCGACGATCAGAAAAGGCGTTGCTTTGCCTCTGAACAGTCTGGTGATTGCAGATGGAAAGCCGGCTGTGACTCTGGGCATATTCGTGCGGGATAATGTGCGGATTGATCACTGGAGCAGGTCAGCGAAAGCAGCCATCAATGAATTTGAACAAAGGTTAGCTGATGACGTGATGGTACAGACTTTGTTCGACCAGAATCGTTATGTGGAAGCACGGCTGGATGGCCTCGTGTGGAATCTGTTGTTTGGCGGTCTGGCCGTTATCGCGGTAATTGTATTCATGATGGGTTGGCGGAATGCGCTGGTGATTGGGACGGCATTGCCTTTGTCGGCCTTTATGGTTTTGACAGGACTGCGTTTTCTGGATATCCCCATTCATCAGATGTCGGTCACAGGACTGATTATTGCGTTGGGACTTTTGATCGACAATGCGATTGTCGTTGTCGATGAAGTACGATCAAAATTACATTCCAGGATGGCCCCCGACGATGCGGTTATTTCTACCGTTCGGCATCTGGCTGTGCCTCTGCTGGGGTCGACGCTGACAACGGTGTTGGCTTTTGCTCCGATTGCGCTGATGCCGGGTCCCGCGGGAGAATTTGTCGGTTCGATTGCCGTCAGTGTGATTCTGGCCATTTGCAGTTCATTCTTCCTGGCGATGACGGTGATTCCTGCGATTGCAGCACTGTTTGCAGATCCGGAAGAAGATCCGCTCAACGCACACTGGTGGCAAGTCGGTTTCAGCCATGCGGAGATGCGCAACGCGTATCGGAAGTCGCTGGACATCCTGTTTTCACGTCCGTTGTTGGGAGTGGCGGTAGGGTGCGTATTGCCTGTGTGTGGGTTTCTGGTCGCAGGATCACTGCCCGAACAGTTCTTTCCACCAGCGGATCGGGATCAAGTGAATATCGAGTTGGAATTAAACGCACATGCCTCTCTGGCAGAGACTCAGGAGACGATTGAAACGATTCGCCGCGTGGTTTTGGAGCATCCGCAGGTGAAGGGAATCGAATGGTTTCTGGGAGAGAGTGCGCCGCAGTTTTATTACAACATAATTGCCAAGCGTGAGAATTCTTCCAATTATGCGCAGGCACTGGTGCAACTCAATTCCGCATCAGGCGGTCAGGAGCTGATTCATGAGTTGCAGCGGGAACTGGATCGGAAGGTGCCGCATTCGCGCGTATTGGTCAGGCAGTTAGAACAGGGGCCTCCCTTTGATGCGCCTATTGAAGTCCGGTTGTTCGGGCCGGATCTGCATCAGTTGAGTCAGAGTGGTGATGAGCTGCGGACGATTTTGAGCAAGACGCCGGATGTGTTGCATCATAAAGCAGAATTGGCCGACCCGTTACCCAAGCTGACGTTGAAAATCGATGAAGAGCAGGCACGCTTGGCGGGGCTCGACCATGCCGAAATTTCTCGTCAATTGGATGCCGCACTGGAAGGGGCACTGGGAGGAAGTATTCTGGAAGAGACTGAGGAACTGCCGGTTCGGATTCGCGTGCCCCATGATCGACGGGGATCCATTAATGACATTGCTTCGCTGCAATTGATTTCCAGAAAAAAAACGGCTGATGGACAGGCTCAGTTCGTTCCGCTCACAGCAATTGCAGACGTGCAGATGTCATCTGAAGTCGCGGCAATTTCGCACTTCAATGGTGAGCGTATGAATGAAGTCCAGGCTTATATTAAAGCGGGAGTCCTGCCGGCGAAGGTGCTGGCTGACTTTCGGGCGAATATGAAACAGGCAGGTTTTGAATTGCCCCCCGGTTATCGACTGGAGTGGGGAGGCGAAGCTTCCAAGCGGGATGACGCCGTGGGAAACTTGATGGCGAATGTCGGCGTGTTGATGGTATTGATGGTGGCGACGCTGGTGCTGTCGTTTTCCTCATTTCGTGTGGCGGCACTGGTCGGGACGGTGGGGCTACTGTCGATAGGCCTGGGTCTGGGCATGCTGTGGCTATTCGGGTTTCCGTTTGGTTTTATGGCGATCGTCGGTTCGATGGGACTGGCGGGTGTTGCGATTAATGATGCGATTGTAGTGCTGGCGGAATTACGGGCAAACCCTGAATCGCGAAAAGGGAATCGGATTGTAGTGCGCGATGTCGTACTGCGGTCGACCCGGCATGTGGTGGCGACTTCACTGACGACGGTGGCCGGCTTTGTGCCGTTAGTCATTGCGGGGGGCGGTTTCTGGCCTCCTTTGGCGATCACGATTGCCGGCGGTGTAGGGGGCGCAACGTTATTAGCTCTTTACTATATCCCATCGGCTTATATTCTGGTGATGTGCCGAAATTGCCCGTTACGGGCGACTGCCGGTGAAGCAGTGAGCGAGGAACGCAGTTCCACACTGCTTTCAAAACTCAAAGAACGCCTGCCTGTGTTGCGGTAA
- the pnp gene encoding polyribonucleotide nucleotidyltransferase, protein MKVVVECEVGGQKLSLTTGQLAKQAAGSVLIQYGETVVFVASATGPARPGIDFFPLTVDYRERTAASGKFPGGFLKREGRPTTKEILTARLTDRPIRPLFPKGFNDELQIMSNVMSCDGVNDPDVLSINAASAALCLSPVPFKGPIGAVRVGRIDGELIPFPTREQIAESDLDLIVAGTVESVLMIEGFGDQIPEDEMAAAIMFAHKELGKICKLQLELRDKAGVEPFEYEAPPENPFIAKLDDAIYQRLNSAMQSTVKAERREGAKAIRDELIEKFFPEEAETTEDGATRAQFGEAFHDLEERAVRELAMSGRRLDGRTPDMLRDVSCETGPLPRVHGSALFTRGETQSLATVTLGTSRDKQRVDGLFEEELQRFMLHYYFPPYSVGECRPIRGPGRREIGHGCLAERSVAPVLPSEEDFPYTIRVISDIMESNGSSSMASVCSATLALMDAGVPLRQPVAGISIGLVTSGDEFKVLTDIIGDEDHFCDMDFKVAGTQKGITGIQLDLKNEGISEEIIRATLDQAKTARLDLLRTMLTAIRRPRAEISAYAPRLHQTKINPEKIGLLIGPGGKTIRAIQEETGATIDIQDDGTVTVSGGNVSVVEKAMAHIEALTEEIRVGRIYDGVVSSIKEFGAFIEIAPGKDGLCHISELSDGFVKSVGDICKMGDRLQVKVIAVDDQNRVKLSRKAVLAEQAAESNGDGEAAEAEEE, encoded by the coding sequence GTGAAAGTAGTTGTTGAATGTGAGGTTGGCGGACAGAAACTAAGTCTTACAACTGGTCAGTTAGCGAAGCAGGCCGCAGGCTCTGTTCTGATTCAATATGGTGAAACAGTGGTTTTTGTTGCTTCTGCAACAGGACCAGCAAGACCGGGAATTGATTTTTTCCCATTAACAGTTGATTATCGGGAACGAACTGCCGCTTCTGGCAAGTTCCCTGGTGGGTTTTTAAAACGCGAAGGGCGTCCCACAACCAAAGAAATTTTGACGGCTCGTTTAACAGACCGTCCCATTCGTCCGCTCTTCCCCAAAGGGTTTAACGACGAACTGCAGATCATGTCAAATGTCATGTCATGCGATGGCGTGAATGACCCGGACGTACTTTCCATCAATGCAGCCAGTGCTGCTCTCTGTCTCTCTCCTGTTCCCTTCAAGGGACCTATTGGTGCAGTACGAGTCGGTCGCATTGACGGTGAGCTGATTCCCTTTCCGACACGCGAACAGATTGCGGAAAGTGATCTGGACCTGATTGTCGCCGGAACAGTTGAGTCTGTATTGATGATCGAAGGATTTGGCGATCAAATTCCTGAGGACGAAATGGCAGCCGCCATTATGTTCGCTCATAAAGAACTGGGCAAGATCTGCAAACTGCAATTGGAATTGCGTGACAAAGCAGGTGTTGAACCATTTGAATATGAAGCGCCTCCGGAAAATCCCTTCATCGCCAAGTTGGACGATGCGATCTATCAGCGACTGAACTCTGCTATGCAAAGCACAGTCAAAGCGGAACGACGTGAAGGTGCCAAAGCGATTCGCGATGAGTTGATTGAAAAGTTCTTCCCGGAAGAAGCCGAAACAACCGAAGACGGTGCAACTCGTGCCCAGTTCGGCGAAGCATTTCATGATCTCGAAGAGCGAGCCGTGCGTGAGCTGGCTATGTCAGGTCGTCGTCTGGATGGACGTACTCCTGATATGCTGCGTGATGTTTCCTGTGAGACAGGACCTTTACCACGCGTTCACGGTTCTGCCTTGTTTACCCGCGGTGAAACTCAGTCATTGGCAACCGTCACATTGGGAACATCTCGTGACAAGCAGCGTGTCGATGGTCTGTTCGAAGAAGAATTGCAACGATTCATGTTGCACTACTACTTCCCTCCTTATTCGGTCGGTGAGTGCCGACCAATTCGTGGACCAGGACGACGTGAAATTGGTCACGGTTGTCTGGCAGAGCGTTCTGTCGCACCAGTGTTGCCCAGCGAAGAAGATTTCCCTTATACCATCCGTGTGATTTCCGACATTATGGAATCCAACGGAAGTAGTTCGATGGCATCAGTCTGTTCGGCTACTCTGGCGTTGATGGATGCAGGCGTTCCTTTGCGTCAGCCTGTCGCTGGGATTTCCATTGGTCTGGTAACATCCGGTGATGAGTTCAAAGTTTTGACTGACATCATTGGTGATGAAGATCATTTCTGTGATATGGACTTCAAAGTTGCCGGAACCCAAAAAGGAATCACGGGAATTCAGCTGGACCTGAAGAATGAAGGGATCAGCGAAGAAATTATTCGTGCAACCCTGGATCAGGCCAAGACAGCCCGACTGGACCTGTTACGAACCATGTTGACTGCCATTCGTCGTCCTCGTGCTGAGATTTCGGCTTATGCACCGCGTCTGCATCAAACCAAGATCAATCCTGAAAAGATCGGCCTGCTGATTGGACCTGGCGGAAAAACCATCCGTGCGATTCAGGAAGAAACCGGTGCGACCATCGATATTCAGGATGATGGTACTGTGACGGTCTCCGGCGGAAATGTTTCTGTCGTTGAAAAAGCCATGGCACACATCGAAGCACTGACCGAAGAAATTCGTGTAGGTCGCATCTATGATGGCGTGGTCAGTTCGATCAAAGAATTTGGTGCATTCATCGAGATTGCTCCTGGTAAAGATGGCCTGTGCCATATCAGCGAACTGTCTGACGGATTCGTCAAATCGGTCGGTGATATCTGTAAAATGGGTGACCGTTTGCAGGTGAAGGTGATTGCCGTTGATGATCAGAACCGTGTCAAACTTTCCCGTAAAGCTGTTCTGGCGGAACAGGCGGCAGAAAGTAACGGAGATGGTGAAGCAGCAGAAGCTGAAGAAGAGTAA
- the rpsO gene encoding 30S ribosomal protein S15, producing the protein MSVTQERRAELIQEYQSKTGDTGSAEVQIAVLTERIVNLTEHLRSNSKDHASRRGLLQMVSRRRGLLDYLHKKNAESYREILDRLNIRK; encoded by the coding sequence ATGTCAGTCACGCAGGAACGAAGAGCAGAATTGATTCAAGAATATCAGTCCAAAACAGGGGATACCGGATCTGCTGAAGTGCAGATTGCTGTACTTACAGAACGGATTGTCAATTTAACAGAGCATTTACGATCAAATTCAAAAGATCATGCCAGTCGGAGAGGTTTACTGCAGATGGTAAGCCGTCGACGTGGTCTGCTTGATTATTTGCACAAGAAGAATGCAGAAAGCTACAGGGAAATTCTGGATCGGTTAAACATTCGAAAATAG
- a CDS encoding efflux RND transporter periplasmic adaptor subunit — MKRFQVLLFTFVLIGVPVAFWEYSRFAFSTEVAGTNAKQVGVPVEVGVPVEVVKLKPVDSFDRQRSYTGRVVAARTSELAFERSGKLLNVTVDEGDSVRETMVLANLDTRHLEVVRLQLQAERDVAQAKLDEFKAGPRPQTIAVAEAEVRQLSAKLKNLKADHARNEELLKRNAISKSVFEASQYDVEQQQAQLDAAQSRLSELQEGTRKEQIAAQKAVVATLDASLADNQVDLDDAVLKAPFSGRISKRYADEGTVISPNTPLFRLVEDQKLEAHIGVPVEMAQSLEPGKQQQVQLNGKTYEAKLKAILPELDPVTRTQEVVLALNTDASKTLVPGQVIRIAISEPVQMQGFWLPLSALARGERGLWSAYAVIKGKQENEKILEKRQIEVLHTEGDRVLVRGTLQAGDQIVADGIHKLANRQPVVVKSVR, encoded by the coding sequence ATGAAACGCTTTCAAGTTCTGCTATTCACATTTGTTCTGATCGGTGTGCCGGTGGCATTCTGGGAGTATTCTCGATTCGCCTTCTCTACAGAAGTAGCGGGTACCAATGCAAAACAGGTGGGAGTTCCCGTTGAAGTGGGAGTTCCCGTTGAAGTTGTCAAACTGAAGCCCGTTGACTCGTTTGATCGTCAGCGAAGTTATACCGGTCGGGTGGTTGCTGCCCGGACCAGTGAACTGGCGTTTGAGCGAAGCGGAAAACTGCTCAATGTGACTGTAGATGAAGGGGATTCGGTTCGGGAAACGATGGTCCTGGCCAACCTGGATACGCGACATTTGGAAGTCGTACGATTACAGCTGCAGGCAGAACGGGATGTCGCTCAGGCCAAACTCGATGAATTCAAAGCAGGCCCACGGCCCCAGACGATTGCTGTTGCAGAAGCCGAAGTCAGACAGCTTTCAGCCAAACTCAAGAATTTGAAGGCCGATCATGCTCGCAACGAAGAGTTGCTTAAGCGAAACGCGATTTCAAAATCGGTGTTTGAAGCGTCTCAGTATGATGTGGAGCAACAACAGGCGCAGTTAGATGCAGCGCAGAGTCGCTTGTCGGAACTGCAGGAAGGGACGCGGAAAGAGCAGATTGCTGCACAAAAGGCAGTCGTTGCGACCCTGGATGCGTCGTTGGCGGATAATCAGGTCGATCTAGACGATGCTGTCTTGAAGGCACCTTTCAGCGGGCGGATTTCGAAACGCTATGCGGATGAAGGGACTGTGATTTCTCCCAATACACCTTTATTCCGACTGGTAGAAGATCAGAAACTGGAAGCGCACATTGGTGTTCCTGTTGAGATGGCTCAAAGCCTGGAACCGGGAAAACAGCAACAGGTACAACTGAATGGAAAAACGTATGAGGCAAAGCTGAAAGCGATTTTGCCCGAACTCGATCCCGTGACACGGACCCAGGAGGTGGTACTGGCGTTGAACACTGATGCTTCTAAGACTCTCGTTCCCGGCCAAGTGATTCGCATTGCGATTTCGGAACCGGTGCAAATGCAGGGGTTCTGGCTGCCTTTGAGTGCTTTGGCGCGGGGGGAACGGGGGCTTTGGTCTGCGTATGCTGTGATTAAGGGAAAACAAGAAAACGAAAAGATCCTCGAGAAACGGCAGATCGAAGTATTACACACGGAAGGAGATCGTGTTCTGGTACGAGGAACACTCCAGGCGGGAGATCAAATCGTCGCGGATGGGATTCATAAACTGGCGAATCGACAGCCAGTCGTCGTTAAGTCGGTCCGTTAA
- a CDS encoding sigma-54-dependent transcriptional regulator → MSSKDTKDTDLESIVIRVLIIDDDEAHAQAVAESLERVGCECKIATSGEQGAKLIERETADIVITDLRMDGVDGLSILRTAKEELPDAEVIVLTGHGSINSAVTAMQLGAYTYLTKPLDISELRNAVEKASTRVRLMRRNAELHRRLDEKFGFEGVIGNTPQMHQIVEKLKNVATTNSTVLIEGESGTGKELVARAIHQNSERKSKPFVPLNISALPDSILESELFGHEQGAFTGAVGKRIGKFEHANGGTLFLDEVGEMPMQTQIKLLRVLEDRKIARLGTNEEISLNVRLVAATNADLLEMVKQGTFRQDLYYRLSVVKIELPPLRERRGDIPLLTDHFLKELSSQYDKPYEGVSRAARRALMAYDWPGNIRQLRNAAERMLVLDTDGILDLDDLPEEIVPVGGPDGDSSYTSDRSGADFLIGRPFAEVERYYIERALDLADGKREEAAKMLGIGERTLYRKLKEYQKQKEEQSK, encoded by the coding sequence ATGAGCTCCAAAGACACTAAGGATACAGATCTTGAATCGATTGTGATTCGAGTTCTGATTATTGATGATGATGAAGCCCATGCGCAGGCTGTAGCAGAGAGCCTGGAACGTGTAGGGTGCGAATGTAAGATCGCGACTTCCGGAGAACAGGGGGCCAAACTGATCGAACGCGAGACGGCTGATATTGTCATCACCGATTTGCGAATGGATGGAGTGGATGGTTTATCGATTTTGCGAACTGCCAAGGAAGAGCTTCCCGATGCCGAAGTGATCGTGCTGACCGGGCATGGGTCGATTAATTCCGCTGTGACGGCGATGCAACTGGGCGCGTATACTTATTTAACCAAACCTCTGGATATTAGTGAATTGCGGAATGCCGTTGAGAAGGCCTCAACACGCGTGAGACTGATGCGACGGAATGCAGAACTGCATCGTCGGCTTGATGAAAAATTTGGCTTTGAAGGGGTGATAGGCAATACCCCCCAAATGCATCAAATCGTTGAGAAACTGAAGAATGTCGCGACGACAAATAGTACCGTTTTGATTGAAGGTGAAAGTGGGACCGGAAAAGAACTAGTCGCGCGTGCGATTCATCAAAACAGCGAACGCAAAAGCAAACCGTTTGTGCCACTGAATATCTCGGCTTTACCCGACAGTATTCTGGAAAGTGAACTCTTTGGCCATGAACAGGGGGCCTTTACGGGAGCGGTCGGCAAACGGATTGGTAAATTTGAGCATGCGAATGGAGGCACACTTTTTCTAGATGAAGTCGGTGAGATGCCGATGCAGACTCAGATTAAGTTATTGCGCGTGCTGGAAGATCGCAAAATTGCCCGGCTCGGTACCAATGAGGAAATCAGTCTGAATGTACGGCTGGTAGCAGCGACCAATGCTGATCTCTTGGAAATGGTCAAACAGGGAACGTTTCGCCAGGACCTCTATTATCGCTTATCGGTTGTAAAAATTGAATTGCCGCCACTACGCGAGCGCCGGGGTGACATCCCATTATTGACCGATCATTTTCTGAAAGAACTTTCTTCACAGTACGATAAACCTTACGAAGGAGTTTCTCGTGCCGCCCGCCGTGCACTAATGGCTTATGACTGGCCGGGTAATATTCGTCAGTTACGAAACGCGGCAGAACGCATGCTGGTCCTTGATACTGATGGTATTCTGGATCTGGATGACTTGCCTGAAGAAATTGTCCCAGTCGGAGGCCCAGACGGTGACAGCAGTTATACATCGGATCGCTCGGGGGCTGACTTTCTAATCGGCCGTCCGTTCGCGGAAGTGGAACGATATTATATCGAGCGAGCCCTTGATCTGGCAGATGGCAAACGCGAAGAAGCTGCAAAGATGTTGGGCATCGGCGAGCGAACCCTCTACCGCAAGCTCAAAGAATATCAAAAGCAAAAAGAGGAACAGAGCAAGTAA